Proteins found in one Leishmania major strain Friedlin complete genome, chromosome 35 genomic segment:
- a CDS encoding conserved hypothetical protein (previous protein_id=AAZ14669.1), translating into MYHGVSTPPQHPQMASIVYVPSSQPNPVAYYAAEPVINPQTIQQLPQHRVSLVYPDTVAQQRIQAPQQQVVIPESFTTEATPFYAYQPAPHETRGSTSSLVCLVPTVTTNNSPQLPMLIQSLGSSTISFHADPALRTQETHATPQAMQQVLTTDYMQISMEKPVPPSKSATDPAAKTNVMSSSEVCRHYINGRCNRRKCRFLHPDLRSPLMPSHVTYTPCDSAPIMKNPSFAQVSPLTPYSSLSTASLSSFSVPPSTQRETILW; encoded by the coding sequence ATGTATCACGGCGTCTCTACGCCGCCGCAACATCCCCAAATGGCGTCCATCGTGTACGTGCCAAGCTCTCAACCAAACCCAGTGGCCTACTACGCTGCGGAGCCTGTCATTAACCCGCAGACTATACAACAGCTCCCGCAGCATCGAGTTTCGCTCGTGTACCCAGACACCGTGGCCCAGCAGCGCATTCaagcaccacagcagcaggtggTCATCCCTGAGAGCTTCACTACCGAGGCGACGCCCTTCTACGCTTACcagccggcgccgcacgAAACGAggggcagcaccagcagcctAGTCTGCCTCGTTCCCACGGTCACCACTAACAACTCGCCTCAGCTGCCGATGCTCATTCAGTCGCTGGGCTCTAGCACCATTAGCTTTCATGCCGACCCGGCCTTGCGTACTCAGGAAACGCACGCTACGCCCCAGgcgatgcagcaggtgctgacAACAGACTACATGCAGATCTCGATGGAGAAGCCCGTGCCTCCGTCGAAGTCCGCTACCGACCCAGCCGCCAAGACAAACGTGATGAGCTCTTCTGAGGTGTGCCGTCACTACATCAATGGCCGCTGCAACCGCCGCAAGTGTCGTTTTCTTCACCCTGACCTGCGTAGCCCGCTCATGCCCTCCCATGTGACCTATACGCCTTGCGATTCAGCACCGATCATGAAAAACCCGTCGTTCGCTCAAGTTTCTCCGTTGACGCCATACTCCAGCCTTTCAACGGCTTCGCTGAGTAGCTTCAGTGTTCCCCCTTCCACTCAGCGGGAAACCATCCTGTGGTga
- a CDS encoding putative sm-f snRNP core complex protein (previous protein_id=AAZ14670.1) encodes MEANVPGAFLHSLIGKNVLVKSKWGPVYEGNLVSCDTFMNLQLRNAVEHAKQDTELGEMLLRNNNILYIREETSAS; translated from the coding sequence ATGGAGGCCAACGTCCCTGGAGCGTTTCTGCACAGCCTTATCGGCAAAAACGTGCTTGTGAAGAGCAAGTGGGGCCCGGTGTACGAGGGTAACCTTGTAAGCTGCGACACGTTCATgaacctgcagctgcgcaatgCGGTAGAGCACGCGAAACAGGACACCGAACTAGGTGAAATGCTGTTGCGCAACAACAACATCCTGTACATCCGTGAGGAGACTAGTGCGTCTTGA
- a CDS encoding conserved hypothetical protein (previous protein_id=AAZ14663.1) produces the protein MSYPFIATPGDTATTATGGSTKCGRNKSGGSLAAAAYEKSQYDITNVTWGTLESRFDELVALMNTPITGVNALTVRATNRQRIGSAIAALLDKAQEECRQLLLDGDAEAAEKAGVLVLRLREKFYKPNHVELIPAYLHLSRTKQFLKRYGDAEDMLSLAQYIMLKHPDEVTLTLKADLHQAFGLLYAADSKLEAAVQQLSRATYYLSLLHGARHVLTTFSYFDLGNVMAAKASMERAMALYDAVKEIWYAHLVKALADVVARREDMQVQLRYSENTPAQELRQACYATAHAFGRENLADASKMLHGIARLQQKRFQSAHPSTVRAEFILGLFLLWTDNEPAAQRHLLNARVASQHFYGPRHPVVQEIEDWCAKFDLSYENTEDELAKGQEASALETTVTTHDYNAEAPHIS, from the coding sequence ATGTCGTACCCCTTTATAGCAACGCCCGGTGACACGGCGACAACGGCAACAGGGGGTAGCACCAAATGCGGCAGAAACAAATCTGGCGGCTCcttggccgccgctgcgtaCGAGAAGAGTCAGTACGACATCACCAACGTCACCTGGGGGACTCTAGAGTCCCGCTTTGACGAGCTCGTCGCGCTCATGAACACCCCCATCACTGGCGTCAATGCGCTCACGGTGCGCGCCACGAATCGACAGCGTATCGGCAGCGCGATCGCGGCCCTCCTCGATAAAGCTCAAGAGGAGTGTCGACAGCTTCTGCTGGACGGGGACGCTGAGGCGGCCGAGAAGGCGGGTGTGCTcgtgctgcgactgcgagAGAAGTTCTACAAGCCGAATCACGTAGAGTTGATACCGGCCTATCTTCACCTTTCCCGCACAAAGCAGTTTCTGAAGCGATATGGGGATGCAGAGGACATGCTTTCGCTTGCGCAGTATATTATGCTGAAGCATCCCGATGAGGTCACGCTCACCTTGAAGGCCGACCTGCACCAAGCATTCGGGCTCCTTTATGCGGCGGACAGCAAgctggaggcagcggtgcagcagcttaGCCGAGCAACCTActacctctctctcctgcacGGGGCGAGGCACGTTCTCACTACGTTCAGCTACTTTGACCTCGGCAACGTGATGGCCGCGAAGGCCAGCATGGAGAGGGCAATGGCGCTCTACGACGCTGTGAAGGAGATTTGGTATGCGCATTTGGTGAAAGCGCTGGCGGACGTCGTTGCCCGCCGCGAGGATATGCAGGTGCAGCTGAGGTACAGCGAgaacacgccggcgcaggagctgcggcaAGCTTGCTACGCCACGGCGCACGCTTTCGGTCGCGAGAACTTGGCGGATGCATCCAAGATGCTGCATGGCATCGCCCGTCTTCAGCAAAAGCGCTTCCAGAGCGCCCACCCCAGCACAGTGCGGGCAGAGTTCATTCTGGGACTTTTTCTTCTCTGGACAGACAATGAGCcggcggcacagcggcacctGCTGAATGCCCGCGTTGCCTCGCAGCACTTCTACGGCCCACGTCATCCAGTTGTGCAAGAGATCGAAGACTGGTGTGCAAAATTTGACCTGAGCTACGAGAATACGGAAGACGAGCTTGCTAAAGGTCAAGAGGCGTCCGCTCTGGAGACAACGGTGACAACGCACGACTACAACGCTGAAGCACCACATATATCATGA
- a CDS encoding putative mitochondrial phosphate transporter (previous protein_id=AAZ14666.1) has product MHPLSPGTAAFQFHDTAEIAMRSAITTQSKGWDARYVNPDHPHDTSYYMKCIGGGILACGTTHTAVCPLDVVKCNMQVSPERFKSLGQGISLIMKEEGIGANGLMKGWLPTLCGYSAQGAFKFGLYEYFKDLYANMAGQENAKKYEGIIWLAGSASAEFFADMGLCPFEMTKVKVQTSPKGTFPTGMLAAMASMRADPSSGFPYKSLVPLWGRQIPYTMAKFFFFEKVVRMFYQYVFTKPKEQYNKATQLSITFASGYIAGVICAIVSHPADTLVSARGKASNAGKSYGQIAKEMGYMNVCSKGLGTRILMIGTLTGLQWWIYDTYKTALGMGASVH; this is encoded by the coding sequence ATGCATCCTCTGTCTCCCGGCACCGCAGCTTTTCAATTCCACGACACTGCCGAGATTGCAATGCGCTCGGCCATCACAACGCAGTCGAAAGGGTGGGACGCGCGCTACGTGAACCCCGATCACCCGCATGACACCTCTTACTATATGAAGTGCATCGGTGGCGGCATCCTCGCCTGCGGCACTACCCACACCGCCGTCTGCCCTCTCGATGTCGTAAAGTGTAACATGCAGGTGAGCCCCGAGAGGTTCAAGTCTCTCGGCCAGGGCATTAGCTTGATcatgaaggaggagggcatcGGTGCCAACGGCCTGATGAAGGGCTGGCTGCCGACCCTCTGCGGCTACTCTGCCCAGGGTGCCTTCAAGTTCGGTCTCTATGAGTATTTCAAGGACCTCTACGCGAACATGGCTGGCCAGGAGAACGCGAAGAAGTACGAGGGCATCATCTGGCTTGCTGGCTCCGCATCTGCGGAGTTCTTTGCTGATATGGGCCTGTGCCCGTTCGAGATGACTAAGGTGAAGGTGCAGACGTCGCCGAAGGGTACCTTCCCAACGGGCATGCTCGCTGCCATGGCCTCCATGCGTGCCGACCCCTCCTCCGGCTTCCCTTACAAGTCActggtgccgctgtgggGCCGCCAGATCCCGTACACGATGGCGAAGTTCTTCTTCTTTGAGAAGGTTGTGCGCATGTTCTACCAGTACGTCTTCACGAAGCCGAAGGAGCAGTACAACAAGGCCACGCAGCTCTCCATCACCTTCGCCTCTGGGTACATCGCTGGCGTTATCTGCGCCATTGTTTCGCACCCCGCCGACACCCTCGTCTCTGCTCGCGGTAAGGCGAGTAACGCTGGCAAATCGTATGGCCAGATCGCGAAGGAGATGGGCTACATGAATGTGTGCAGCAAGGGTCTCGGAACTCGTATCCTGATGATCGGTACGCTGACGGGTCTGCAGTGGTGGATCTACGACACCTACAAGACCGCCCTCGGCATGGGCGCGAGCGTCCACTAA
- a CDS encoding conserved hypothetical protein (previous protein_id=AAZ14668.1), translating into MQTQQLRVDEEEMAVRLTERLREQTAIARARQQRLYDVPPGNLVSPFCDPKVEKQQAQLHSELSAFLQELRRENLASVQLRHQLQHSRALHAHLDSVGSFTDSFCAE; encoded by the coding sequence ATGCAGACTCAGCAGCTACGAGTGGACGAAGAGGAAATGGCGGTGCGCCTCACTGAGCGACTGCGTGAGCAGACTGCGAttgcgcgcgcacgccagcagcggctgtaCGATGTCCCGCCAGGCAACCTTGTCTCCCCCTTTTGCGACCCCAAGGTGGAGAAGCAACAGGCACAGCTGCACTCGGAGTTGAGTGCGTTTTTGCAGGAGTTGCGCCGGGAAAACCTCGcttctgtgcagctgcgccatcagctgcagcacagtCGCGCCTTGCACGCGCATCTCGACAGCGTGGGCTCTTTTACTGATTCGTTCTGCGCGGAGTGA
- a CDS encoding putative mitochondrial phosphate transporter (previous protein_id=AAZ14667.1): MLASNKAWDARYVNPDHPHDTSYYMKCIGGGILACGTTHTAVCPLDVVKCNMQVSPERFKSLGQGISLIMKEEGIGANGLMKGWLPTLCGYSAQGAFKFGLYEYFKDLYANMAGQENAKKYEGIIWLAGSASAEFFADMGLCPFEMTKVKVQTSPKGTFPTGMLAAMASMRADPSSGFPYKSLVPLWGRQIPYTMAKFFFFEKVVRMFYQYVFTKPKEQYNKATQLSITFASGYIAGVICAIVSHPADTLVSARGKASNAGKSYGQIAKEMGYMNVCSKGLGTRILMIGTLTGLQWWIYDTYKTALGMGTSGGNAKK, encoded by the coding sequence ATGCTCGCTTCAAACAAGGCTTGGGACGCGCGCTACGTGAACCCCGATCACCCGCATGACACCTCTTACTATATGAAGTGCATCGGTGGCGGCATCCTCGCCTGCGGCACTACCCACACCGCCGTCTGCCCTCTCGATGTCGTAAAGTGTAACATGCAGGTGAGCCCCGAGAGGTTCAAGTCTCTCGGCCAGGGCATTAGCTTGATcatgaaggaggagggcatcGGTGCCAACGGCCTGATGAAGGGCTGGCTGCCGACCCTCTGCGGCTACTCTGCCCAGGGTGCCTTCAAGTTCGGTCTCTATGAGTATTTCAAGGACCTCTACGCGAACATGGCTGGCCAGGAGAACGCGAAGAAGTACGAGGGCATCATCTGGCTTGCTGGCTCCGCATCTGCGGAGTTCTTTGCTGATATGGGCCTGTGCCCGTTCGAGATGACTAAGGTGAAGGTGCAGACGTCGCCGAAGGGTACCTTCCCAACGGGCATGCTCGCTGCCATGGCCTCCATGCGTGCCGACCCCTCCTCCGGCTTCCCTTACAAGTCActggtgccgctgtgggGCCGCCAGATCCCGTACACGATGGCGAAGTTCTTCTTCTTTGAGAAGGTTGTGCGCATGTTCTACCAGTACGTCTTCACGAAGCCGAAGGAGCAGTACAACAAGGCCACGCAGCTCTCCATCACCTTCGCCTCTGGGTACATCGCTGGCGTTATCTGCGCCATTGTTTCGCACCCCGCCGACACCCTCGTCTCTGCTCGCGGTAAGGCGAGTAACGCTGGCAAATCGTATGGCCAGATCGCGAAGGAGATGGGCTACATGAATGTGTGCAGCAAGGGTCTCGGAACTCGTATCCTGATGATCGGTACGCTGACGGGTCTGCAGTGGTGGATCTACGACACCTACAAGACCGCCCTCGGCATGGGCacgagcggcggcaacgccaAGAAATAA
- a CDS encoding conserved hypothetical protein (previous protein_id=AAZ14664.1) — translation MSVEKLYDIQFQLKFTAKQFLKNASRCEKEQKQEMNKCKQAMEKNNMEGARIYAQNSIRKKNEALNHLRLSARMDAVVARLDTAIKMKMVTKNMGQMVKGMDKVLQSMDPATISRLMDTFEQQFETMDVTSAYMEGAIGQSTAVTTPEDEVNNLMSQVADEHGLDIREQLNDNLQIKNTNLTAQKAEEKQVEEDDLEAKFAQLRGR, via the coding sequence ATGTCTGTCGAAAAACTCTACGACATTCAGTTCCAGCTGAAGTTCACGGCGAAGCAGTTCCTCAAGAATGCTAGCCGTTGCGAGAAGGAGCAGAAGCAGGAGATGAACAAGTGCAAGCAAGCAATGGAGAAGAACAACATGGAGGGTGCCCGCATCTATGCCCAGAACAGCATTCGCAAGAAGAACGAGGCGCTCAATCACCTGCGCCTGTCGGCCCGCATGGATGCCGTCGTGGCCCGGCTCGACACGGCTATCAAGATGAAGATGGTGACCAAGAATATGGGCCAGATGGTGAAGGGCATGGacaaggtgctgcagtcgaTGGACCCCGCCACGATCAGCAGACTGATGGACACCTTCGAGCAACAGTTCGAGACGATGGATGTCACGTCTGCCTACATGGAAGGTGCTATTGGCCAGAGCACGGCGGTCACCACGCCGGAGGACGAGGTGAACAACCTCATGTCTCAGGTCGCGGATGAGCATGGCCTGGACATTCGTGAGCAACTCAACGACAACCTCCAGATCAAGAACACCAACCTCACCGcgcagaaggcggaggagaagcaggtcgaggaggacgactTGGAAGCAAAATTCGCACAGCTGCGTGGACGTTGA
- a CDS encoding conserved hypothetical protein (previous protein_id=AAZ14671.1): MSHLPIKWAERKDRLFITVEASTPTDVQVNFQEKTVSISGNGITANGSQPHALKDELHLLNEIVPEQSTFKVLGMAIQICAIKKEQGYWNRLVDEPTKATKSWLSADWNLWKDEDDEAEEMAAASNFGGYGDMGGMGGMDMASMMGGMGGMDMESMMASMGKGAGVDSDDEELDDDGAEVADGECEEEEPAADISDLNA, encoded by the coding sequence ATGTCTCACCTTCCGATCAAGTGGGCTGAGCGCAAGGACCGTCTGTTCATCACGGTAGAGGCGAGCACTCCCACTGACGTCCAGGTGAACTTCCAGGAGAAGACGGTGTCCATCTCCGGCAACGGTATCACCGCCAACGGCAGCCAGCCGCACGCTCTCAAGGATgagctgcacctcctcaaCGAAATTGTCCCGGAGCAATCGACCTTCAAGGTGCTTGGCATGGCAATTCAGATCTGTGCCATAAAGAAAGAGCAGGGTTACTGGAACCGTCTCGTTGATGAGCCGACCAAGGCGACTAAGAGCTGGCTCTCCGCCGACTGGAACCTTTGgaaggacgaggacgacgaggctGAGGAGATGGCCGCTGCGTCCAACTTCGGAGGGTACGGCGACATGGGCGGCATGGGTGGCATGGACATGGCGTCTATGATGGGCGGCATGGGTGGCATGGACATGGAGTCAATGATGGCCTCCATGGGCAAGGGCGCGGGCGTCGATTCCGACGACGAGGAACTGGACGACGACGGGGCCGAGGTGGCCGACGGCGagtgcgaggaggaggagccggCAGCAGACATCAGCGATCTCAACGCGTAA
- the AAT11 gene encoding putative amino acid permease (previous protein_id=AAZ14665.1), which produces MQRTPLVSSHGRSASPIVRFSSPRVGNVVRPKAVLTTLTLLGVIYTASISGGYGLEESVRAGGPLLSILLLCFIPFVWGIPVSLCVAELSCAIPSNAGPVMWVNCAFPSWMTLMTVLWTAFLNSVDNSLYPAVFADYCATLFHLGWLGSALVKVIFLCICAVINVVGVTLVGVLGVGIMFITILPFFVIFLLQLPHGLNWKRITYIPESIDWAAFFPVVAWNFSGFDSAGNVIEEVQNPNPTFIRALILMIAAALATYIPPILAGASAEKLSHVSFDQWGDGFWVKVGEAVGGTPMAATIMVGGTISTLGLMTTLLATTSRSLAGMGTLNAFPSFFSKWVEKYSDTYRTPVNAILVNTTVTCALSLCLTFQTLVQLDQVLYALRLIVILSSFLKLRLTQPLLERPYRAPGGKAAAVVLAGVPITFSAFLIVMTMTGGPFIFYSSVVLIAGTAVVSYITVRFFRSDGFEGSLVEEYEDADMSTYGTILEMESSEWRLLHQRHTFIDCPPRIHVARLHA; this is translated from the coding sequence ATGCAGCGGACGCCGCTGGTGTCGTCGCATGGTCGCAGCGCGTCTCCGATCGTGCGGTTCAGCAGTCCACGCGTGGGGAATGTGGTGCGGCCCAAGGCAGTACTCACGACGCTCACTCTGCTCGGGGTCATCTACACCGCCAGCATCAGCGGTGGCTACGGTCTTGAGGAATCCGTCAGGGCTGGCGGCCCGCTGCTGTCCATCCTCTTACTCTGCTTTATCCCGTTCGTTTGGGGCATTCCTGTGTCGCTGTGCGTGGCGGAGCTGTCCTGTGCTATTCCGTCGAATGCCGGACCGGTCATGTGGGTCAACTGCGCCTTTCCGTCGTGGATGACGCTCATGACAGTGTTGTGGACAGCCTTTTTGAACTCCGTCGACAACAGCCTGTACcccgccgtcttcgccgacTACTGCGCTACGCTGTTTCATCTCGGCTGGTTGGGAAGCGCGCTCGTGAAGGTCATCTTTCTTTGCATATGCGCCGTCATCaacgtcgtcggcgtcacgcttgtcggcgtcctcggcgtcgGCATCATGTTTATCACCATCCTGCCCTTCTTCGTAATCTTCTTGCTGCAGTTGCCGCACGGCCTCAACTGGAAGCGCATTACGTACATTCCGGAGAGCATCGACTGGGCGGCGTTTTTCCCCGTTGTTGCGTGGAACTTCTCCGGCTTCGACTCGGCCGGCAACGTGATTGAGGAGGTGCAGAACCCAAACCCGACCTTCATCCGCGCGCTCATCCTCATgatcgccgcggcgctggccacGTACATCCCGCCCATTCTGGCTGGTGCCTCGGCCGAGAAGCTGAGCCACGTCAGCTTCGACCAGTGGGGCGACGGCTTCTGGGTGAAGGTCGGCGAGGCGGTTGGCGGGACCCCGATGGCAGCGACTATCATGGTCGGCGGCACTATCTCAACGCTTGGGCTCATGACCACCCTTCTGGCGACAACCTCGCGATCGCTGGCGGGCATGGGAACGTTGAACGCGTTTCCATCGTTTTTTTCAAAGTGGGTGGAGAAGTACTCAGACACCTACAGGACCCCCGTGAACGCCATCCTCGTCAACACCACTGTCACGTGcgctctgtctctctgtctgaCCTTTCAAACGCTGGTGCAACTGGACCAGGTGCTCTATGCGTTGCGCCTCATCGTCATTCTTTCCTCCTTCTTGAAACTGCGTCTCACACAGCCACTGCTAGAGCGCCCGTACCGGGCTCCTGGCGGCAaagctgccgccgtcgtaTTGGCTGGTGTCCCCATCACCTTCAGTGCGTTTCTCATCGTGATGACCATGACGGGCGGACCCTTCATCTTCTACAGCAGCGTCGTCCTCATCGCTGGCACTGCTGTCGTCTCCTACATCACTGTTCGCTTTTTCCGCTCCGACGGATTTGAGGGGTCACTGGTCGAGGAGTACGAAGACGCTGACATGTCCACATACGGTACGATTCTGGAAATGGAGTCCTCCGAGTGGCGCCTACTTCACCAGAGGCACACGTTTATTGACTGTCCGCCTCGCATCCATGTTGCCCGTCTTCATGCTTGA
- a CDS encoding conserved hypothetical protein (previous protein_id=AAZ14672.1): MSTKEDTPVSLASAVATPASLPDAKTSALLEEFDTFFSRGKYTDRLRHFIEQNVDTLALVAFESDVNTNTEGSLQLYQLFQRYIALIEGIIEGFMATTEKSDESILRFLASTIREE; the protein is encoded by the coding sequence ATGTCGACAAAGGAAGACACGCCGGTCTCTCTCGCCTCGGCTGTCGCCACGCCGGCCTCTCTACCCGACGCAAAGACCAGCGCACTGCTGGAGGAGTTTGATACCTTTTTCTCGCGAGGCAAGTACACCGATCGCCTGCGGCACTTCATCGAGCAAAATGTCGACACGCTCGCACTCGTCGCTTTTGAGAGCGACGTGAACACCAACACAGAGGGTAGTCTGCAGCTGTATCAGCTTTTTCAGAGGTACATTGCTCTGATCGAGGGCATCATCGAAGGCTTCATGGCTACCACGGAGAAGTCGGATGAGTCGATACTGCGCTTCCTAGCATCCACTATTCGAGAAGAGTGA